Below is a genomic region from Anoplopoma fimbria isolate UVic2021 breed Golden Eagle Sablefish chromosome 20, Afim_UVic_2022, whole genome shotgun sequence.
TTTTAGAAAACAAAGATAAGATAGGTCTGTGATGGCTGGTCTGTGTTTGCTTTAATCAGGGGAAGGGGAAATTCGCTGTGAGCAGTTAGACCTGGTTACCAAGTGGATTGGGGATTTTCAAGCTGCCAACAAACTGCCCGACGAGGACGTTGCTTTTGATGTGCTCTGTGGAGATTTCAACTTTGACAACTGCTCACCTGGTGTGTCtctgacaatttatttttcttttttcttttctaaactGAAAGCATCTTTACCAAAAaacgttttgtgtttttttttgtatttttacacttttgtctGTTCGTGTAGATGACACCCTGGAACAGAATCACTGTCTGTTTGAGGAATATAGAGATCCTTGCAGGGCAGGGCCTGGAAAAGAGAAGCCCTGGGTCATTGGTGCGTACCATTTTAAACCATTAGACTACAGCAAATACTCCATACATACAAGACAAATAATGACAAATCATTTGGTATTTCATTGGTTTGAATCTAAAGGTACTCTGCTGGAGCAGCCCACGTTGTATGAAGATGACCTAAACACCCCAGAAAGTCTACAAAGGTACACTCTGTTCCATTTCCTCAAACCTCTGCAAAGCACAAATACCATGACATGACCAGCACTCCTCACTCGCTGTTTATTCACTGAAGCTGATCTCTGATTATCTCTGTAGAACTTTGGAGAGAGAGGATCTGAGAAAGCAGTATGTCTCCCCTCCTGTTCCTGTAGAAGACTCCCCCTTGGTTTACCCTGAGACTGGCCAGCCGTGGATCGGACGCCGGATCGACTACATCTTGTACCGCGAAAACTCCATTTCAAAGCACTGCCATACAGTAtgtgtccttgtgtgtttttactctTTCCTCTacccagtcttcttcttcttcttcttcttcttctccattgCTTCTGTCTCATTGCAGTTTCAAGTTACTTTGAAAAGCCAcaaataattcatgaaaaacAGTCGGTACTGATAGAAAAGGTATTTTATAACAGCAAGTTATCCCCCCCAGTAAAAAGCATAaagcatcataaaaaaaacatgcactctctctctgtctccatccagGAAATTGAAGAGGTTACCTTCATAACCCAGCTGGCTGGCCTTACGGACCATATTCCTGTGGGCTTGAGACTGAATGTTATTATGAACTCTGTTGATTGATGGCGACTTCGGTGAAGCCAGCATCACTTACAAACAAAGggaacaaaatatatacaaaaatggACATTATTACGATctcaaatatcaatatcaaagTACGAATGCTTTGTTAACATACTTGAATTTGTGGTTCCTATGACAATTTCCTGACCAATTAAGTTAAGCTTCAGGTGGAATTAGTATGGATTTATTGAAATTATATAATGTTTACAATTTTATATGTAACGCACAGTTAAGGGCAGAGGTATTGATTTTGTATACCAacatatttttcagatttttcattGAGAAATTTTTCCTacagaaataaatgtacataATTAATTATACTTCTTGTCTCTTGCTTTTTATTTGCCATCAATTAGAAAGTTGCATTATTTGAGTATGCCCTATGACCTATTTGGTGTTCTGAGGTCGCCACACTTTTTGACCGACAGAGGGTGCTCTATATATTCATTTCAGCTGGGGGACCAACGAAGAAGTcgtactagccaatcagaaacCAAGGACGAGAACCATTTCCTGTTTGTAGCTCTTGATATTCTCGCATGGACGACACTGCTTGTGTTCAGACACGGTTAAGAAACTTACAGAGCATCAACGCAGTGATGTTGTGATGTTGTATAAATTGAAATCATGAATATTCTTAATCGCTCTCAGAAGCTGGTGTCATCGGTATTTAGAAGTAGCGTTTTAATGGAGCAAACTGTTTCTAGAAGCCTCTGTTCTGTCCCCAAAGCTCACAGTGTGTCCTCACGTCAGCACAGGTATCATGTGACGTCATCCACACGTCACTTAGAAACAAGAAGATTCTATTCAGAGTTGCGTGATGAAAACAGTGATTCAAAGAGGAGCTCTGCCATGTGTCCGGAGGAAGAGCTGGACAGCAGGGCCCTGAGTCAGAGTGAGTAACTGAAGAGGTCATGTGACCGATAGATGATTTAAAGCTGACTAAGCTTTTAAGTtatttcaaaggaaaaaaatgtttacagctTGTAAAATGTGCGGATGTTTCTTTTTCCTAATCTtggattaaattaaatgtaatgagATTTGAAAGAATTATCAATTAACGTATTTGATTAGtttattgacagaaaatagttaggcagaaaaaagttttttatgaTATTATCTTCTTAAACGTGATGATACCATATATGATAGCAAACTGATTATCTTTGTATTTTGCACTGTTGGTTGGATAAAACAAGATACTTTAATACATCACCTCGGTGTTTGGGAAACTGTTATAAACAATATCATTGTTATTTGATTAATGACACATTGTAGTTTGCAGCAACCCTTAATTTGAATGTCTTTGAGTTCTgtttcttaaacaaaacaaaaaatagagaTGTCACCTTTGGGAAACATTTATGGGTGCAACTATCAgttgttttaattaatgataAATCTGCGGTTTATTTTCCTGAGTAATCGATTCATAATAATATGTCCTCAAGTAGTCCAAACTCCCGACACAGCCTGAGGTGATGTGTTCTAATACcttattttgtccaaccaacagtccaaatccCATTGTTATTTAGTTTGATATCATTataagaaaagcagcaaatcctcccaTTTCAGAAGTTGAAACCAGTAacggtgtctttttttttgtttgaaaatgacttaaaacaattaattgaatatcaaaatagttgcagagtagttttctgttgattgattaattgattaatcgtttCAGAATTAGGAAATGTGACATGACGTGCAGACTGAAAGATAAAGCGTTTAACCAGGAAGATAACCTGCAAATGAGTTGCAGCCTTGTTTTCTGTCGTGGATAAGTTCCTTCAGTCGCCCTGCATTGCTTTGATTATTGTATGTGATGACATTTCTCTGTTTCAGCACAAATATACCATGTATTAAGTGAAAAAGGATACACGGTAGCACTCACACATTTTTGATTGtcagacaaaatgttttaaccCTTGTTTTCTGTAGGAACCCCTGACACTTTCACTCTTGACGTGTTGGTGTCTCTACTGCGTCAGGAAAATGCCGTGGACATCTGTGTGATTAAAGTACCAGAGCACATCAAATATGCAGAGTACTTCATCGTTGTCAGCGGTGTATCAGCGAGACACCTCCGCGCAATGGCCCTTTATGCCATCAAAGTGGTAACTAACATTTGAATTCTCATTGTAAAATTTCGATATGTGcaacctgtgtttgtttttaaaacttaCACAATGGATGATTTTTCCTCTAGTACAAGTTTCTGAAGAAAACTAGAGCTCCAAATGTCAATATTGAAGGGAAAGATGCAGAGGACTGGATGTGTATTGACTTTGGTATGTAAAACTGAGAGTTCCTATCTTCTAATGTCAAAGACAGTTGTTTATACAAACTGATGTTTGTCGATAGAGCTCCCAGTGGTGTTCACTGTCctgctcctctctttgtctcaggAAATATGGTTGTTCACTTCATGCtaccagagaccagagaagTGTATGAACTGGAGAAACTCTGGACTCTCCGCACGTATGATGAGCAACTAAAGAGCATGCCCATTGAGACTCTACCAGAGGAC
It encodes:
- the malsu1 gene encoding mitochondrial assembly of ribosomal large subunit protein 1 isoform X2, whose product is MDDTACVQTRYHVTSSTRHLETRRFYSELRDENSDSKRSSAMCPEEELDSRALSQRTPDTFTLDVLVSLLRQENAVDICVIKVPEHIKYAEYFIVVSGVSARHLRAMALYAIKVYKFLKKTRAPNVNIEGKDAEDWMCIDFGNMVVHFMLPETREVYELEKLWTLRTYDEQLKSMPIETLPEDFIYDVEVTK
- the malsu1 gene encoding mitochondrial assembly of ribosomal large subunit protein 1 isoform X1; protein product: MNILNRSQKLVSSVFRSSVLMEQTVSRSLCSVPKAHSVSSRQHRYHVTSSTRHLETRRFYSELRDENSDSKRSSAMCPEEELDSRALSQRTPDTFTLDVLVSLLRQENAVDICVIKVPEHIKYAEYFIVVSGVSARHLRAMALYAIKVYKFLKKTRAPNVNIEGKDAEDWMCIDFGNMVVHFMLPETREVYELEKLWTLRTYDEQLKSMPIETLPEDFIYDVEVTK